The DNA sequence CTCTTGCGTCGGCGTCATCCACACGTAGTCAGGCCGGCCGGCCGCTTGCGGTCGCATCAGACCATCACGCAAGATCACGAGCAATTGGACGCGAGCCAGGTTTTCCACCGATAAGGCCCGCACGTCGACGGCAAAGTGCGGCGTCACTCCAGTCGCCGTGAATACGGGACGCAAGCCCTCTTCGATATGCCCCGGCTCATGCGGTTGATCGCCGATCAGCACTAGAGCATGCACCTGGCCATCGTCTGTTCTCGGAGTATGGCCATTGAATGGTGCATGGGGCACGGTTAACTCTTCGTAGACGTGCTCGACATCCTCGGCCAATGGCGTATCGTAAGGCATCCACACCAAATAATCGGGCACCAGGCGTACGGCGTGTTGTAGATCGTCGCGAGGCTGCCCTTGTGCGATGAAGTAGCCAACTTGCCGGCGCAGCTCGGTCAGGAATCGCTGCTGCCGATCGATGATCTCCGCTTTACCCCACGAACCAAAGCCCGGCACGACACTCTCGGGACTCATCGCTGCGAGCTGCCGTAGATTCGCTCGCCAGGTGTCGGTATCTGTGCCTGCTAACGGCACTCGCGGCCCATGATAAATGGCGGGACCACCGAATAGGACTTTCGTCTTTGGCAGGAAGAGGGCAGCACCGCCCGCCGCGGAAAATTCATCGAGCGGCAGGAATTCGAGCGGCTGTCCAACATTGTCGATGTTGCGACGTTCGGCGATGATCTCAAAGCCAGCGTGAGAAGTTTGCGCCGCCTCGGGCTGGGAATTCGGCTTTCTTGTGGCGGCGCTGGCGGTCAAGGATTTGAACGTGGTGGGCGAGAGGTGAACACGCTCAATGCCTTGCCGGCGCAGCTCGTTGACAAGAGCGGCGTCCTCGTGCGTGGCGTGGGTGAGGAATAGAGTCTTGGCCGGCTTGTGCGTCACAGCTTTGATCTGGTCCAGGAAATCCGCGGCGGTAATTCCACGCGGTAGATCGACCACCGATACAGAGTCGTCTGCCACGAGCAACCCGCAATTGGCCGAACGGTACCGGTCGGCAAAGCCAATCACGTGTACGCCAGCGGCGAGTACCTGATGATGCGGCCAGGGCACTTCATCCGCCGCAGAGACGCACGGCGTGGTGCCGATCAAGAGAATCATTATGACAAAGCAATTGCGGATCATGGCAGGCCGAGTATGGCACTGCGCAAGAACGAATGCAATTTTTGTCGCTACTGGGCCCATAGACCTCAGCTGCAGACACTTGCGGGTTGAAGTTACGCGACCACCAGGTTAGTACGCCTTGGCAAAGATGGCGCGCTTGGTTGTCGGCTCGCCTGTGAAGATACATTTGCCGGGGACTTCGCTCTCGAAGCCGGGCTCCTCGGCAATCGGCACGCAGCGGATTGTCACCTTGTGCTTTGCCAGGATCTCGGTCGTCTTTGGCCCTTCGACGAAGTGGCAGACGGCGAAGCCGCCGTGAATCTCAGGCTTTTCGGCGCTGGCCGGCGTGAAGAAGGCCTCGAATTCGTCGAGC is a window from the Pirellulales bacterium genome containing:
- a CDS encoding ThuA domain-containing protein; protein product: MILLIGTTPCVSAADEVPWPHHQVLAAGVHVIGFADRYRSANCGLLVADDSVSVVDLPRGITAADFLDQIKAVTHKPAKTLFLTHATHEDAALVNELRRQGIERVHLSPTTFKSLTASAATRKPNSQPEAAQTSHAGFEIIAERRNIDNVGQPLEFLPLDEFSAAGGAALFLPKTKVLFGGPAIYHGPRVPLAGTDTDTWRANLRQLAAMSPESVVPGFGSWGKAEIIDRQQRFLTELRRQVGYFIAQGQPRDDLQHAVRLVPDYLVWMPYDTPLAEDVEHVYEELTVPHAPFNGHTPRTDDGQVHALVLIGDQPHEPGHIEEGLRPVFTATGVTPHFAVDVRALSVENLARVQLLVILRDGLMRPQAAGRPDYVWMTPTQEQAVVDFVHRGGGFLNLHNSMGIYPEDGPYLRLVGGRYIGHGPLERFRVEVVDREHPITHGVEDFSVADEQHTPPVDAERVHLLLRNRSDDGHTAAAGWCYEPGKGRLCHLANGHTREALNHPMYQRLMQNAVLWCVKK
- a CDS encoding proline--tRNA ligase yields the protein WQHVKRGVPVIVEIGPRDLTGDSLMPKRRDEPAGEKKPAVPRSQFVAEIGATLTAMQKNLFERALAERTANTRTLTKLDEFEAFFTPASAEKPEIHGGFAVCHFVEGPKTTEILAKHKVTIRCVPIAEEPGFESEVPGKCIFTGEPTTKRAIFAKAY